TCATTATAATAGTCTACGGCTTCTTTCAGTTCCGCGTCCGCAGGTGGAAGCAGGACAACATTCATCGTGATATATTCTTGACGATCTGCTCAAGAGGGATGCCCTCAATCCGCCCGTCCCGGTAGGCAAGATACCTTTTTTCCGATTCAGCAACCCATATCTTTTCGACTTCCGGGTCTGTTTTGTCCAGGCTCTCAAGCAACCTCTCCACCAGATGAATCCGTTTGATAACATCCAGTTTCAGGGCATTTTTTTCTATGTCTTCAGCCAGCATATGATTATCTCTAAAGCTCTTGTTTTTTATGAATTATTTCACCATAGCACCAGGCGGTGCCGGTGTCAAAATCTGCTTTTGGAAAAGATTGAAGCCGTAGCGAGCTCCAGTAGACAGTGGCCTCCCTACATCAACTGCTGCAAATCAAAAATAATCCGCTCACCATGACGCACCTGATCGCGCAGGCGGGAGAGCTTTTTGTCGAGGGCGGTGAGTTGGCCTAAGCCCTGACGCTCTTCGTCGCTGGTTTCGATGATGGCGGCAATGCCGCCGTTGCGGATCACCAGACGGCGGTCGCCGGACAGGGCCAGCAAAGGGTCGTGGGTGGCCATGAGGACGATCTTTTCCTCTTTGACCAGCAGGTCGAGGGCGCGGCGGCGGTCGACACCGGCGTTTTCAATTTCGTCGATGAGCACGATGGGCGAGGCACTCAGGCAGGCGACATCGGCGATCATTAACGCGCGCGATTGGCCACCGGACAGGGCGGTGACCGGCGTGTCGAGGGTGAAGGGTTCCCCGGCGAGGTCAACGGCGGTGGTGAAAATCTGCTCGACCCGTTGTGCCACATCGCTGATCAGGCGGCTCTCGGCGTGCATGGTGATGAATTCGCGCACAGTGAGATCCATGACGAAGTTCATATTCTGCGACAGTTGCGCTACCAGTTGTTGCTCGCCGGACAGACGGCGGTTTTCATCGGGAACCTGACCATCAAGAAGTATCTGCCGTTTCGACGGTGTATCCCCCTGAGCCAGACATTCAATATCGGCCAGTAGCCGACTCTTGCCGGAGCCGGTCGGCCCAACCACGCACACCACTTCGCCACTGCGCAGGATCAGGTCCTGCTGCTCTTTGCTGCCGCTCTTATCCACTCCGGCCTTGATGGTCACCTCACGTACCGTACTGGTTTCACTGCTTTGGAACGCCTCCATCTGGGTGATGAAGTCGACACACTGGCTGATGAGTGTGGCGTGGTCGAGGGCAAACTCTTCCAGATGGGCGGCGGGAATACCATCGAGAAACGCACCGAGGCTGATCTCCTCATCCGGGGGCGTCAGGTTGAGGGCGGCAAAGAAGTCGCGCACATAGGGCCGCTCGCTGAGCAGCTGATGCAGGGATTGAGTGAGAAGCGCGGTATCGGTCATGAGAAATCCATGGTTTTGATGTTGCCGATCTGACAATCGGGGCCGATGCGGGTTTCGCCGAGGCAATAGGAGCACAGCGCGGCGGGCATGGTGAAGCGCAGGCGCATGTCGTTGAGGGTGGTGACTTCAGCGGCACTTTGGGAATGGCGTTGCAACAGCAGTGTGCCCTGACCGGTGAGGCCGTTGACCGGCAGTACCGCCGCCTTGGGGTTGACCTGGCGCACACGGAAAGCAAACACCTCGCGCTCGGCCTGGGAGACGATGTCGCCCTTGGTCAGCACCACGACGTCGGCGCTTTTCAGCATCGGGCCAATTTTGCGTGGTGTGTGCACGCCGCTGAGGTGGTCGATAACGCACACGGCCAGCACATCTTTGATATGCGGCGAACAGCGGTTGCACAGCCCGGCACTCTCGCTGATCAGCAGGTCGAACCCTTCGCGTTGCCCCCATTGCACGGCCTGCTCGATATTGGCAATAAAGAAGTGATCCGGGCACAAGCCCCCGGCCAGGCCGGTTTTGACCTCAATGCCCGCCTGTTCATAGCGCAAATAGTCATCGCTGGTCAGGCAGTCAAACTTGACCACGCCCACTTTGAGCCCGGCAGCGACCAGCGGTTCGATGGCGCGCAGGATAATGGAGGTTTTGCCGCACGACGGTGGCCCGGCAACGGTAATCAGCTTCATACTTATCCTTTGTTGATGGACTTCACATAGGGCAGAAACAGATCGTCGATCTCGGCATTCATTTCCAGTAAATCACGTTGGCTCAACAAGTCCCAGCCGATCCACAGCAGCGGCTTGTCCTGCACGTCACTGGTCACTTCGGCATGGGGCACCGGGAAGCGGGCACCGGCCAGAGACTGGGCAAGGTCGATCCCGGCGAGCAGGTCGAGTACAGGCTTGAGTTCGTCGATGCGTGATGCCTTGACTTGCAGGGTGACCGGGCTGGCCAGGGCGCCGTCGTCGGGCCAGATGATCTGGATGCGCTCCTGATGCTTGGCGCGATAGGCGAAAAACTCCGGCATGACATACAGCGCGCCGGGAGCGTTGAGGTCGATCTGCTTGACCATTTGCGCCGGATGCATGCCTTGCAGCACGTTGTCAGCCAGCTTTTTCAGTCCCTCGGCACCGTGATCGCGGAACATGGGCAACAGCACGGCGTGACAGAAGAAGTCACTGCTGCCGCGCAGGGTCAGGCTGTCTTTCCACATCGGGTCGAGCAAGTCGGCCCAGCAGGTGGGCAACGGGCGACCGTTTAATTGTTCGGTATTGGCGACGATCACCAGCGGGTTGACGCCGAGCACGGTATAGTTGCCTTCGGGGTCGACAATGCCAGCGTCAGTAAAGGTTTTACCGGTATTGATGGTGTTGTAGCCGACGATCTCACCGGTTTTGACAAAGCGGTTGTAAAAGCCGTGACCATAAAAGGCGTTGAAGTCGGCGGATACGATGATATCGGGCAGTTCTTCGACCTTTTCCAGGGTATTGATGTAAGGATAATACGACAATTCCTGGTTGACGTTGCCTTCCACCGCGTAGCGTACCGACAGGTTGTGTTCTTTCTCAATGCGGCCAATCGCTTCGCTGATCGCCTTGGCAAACGGCACTTTGAGGCCGCACGGCATCAGGGCCAGCAAGGTCAGCTCGCCCTGATGATCGACCGACTCAAGGCCCGGTGCTTCGGCTAACTCTTCGAGGTCGATCACCTCCTGCAGCAGGCGCATGAAGCTGTCGAGATCAATCAGGCGGCTGCGCAAGGCGGTGGACAGGGTGAGAAACGGAGCCAGCACCCGCATGCCGTCCTCGCTGACCAGAGCGGACAGGCCGTGGGCGGTGAACACGCTGCGTGTTTGCGGGTAGTGTTCAATGATTTCAGAAATTTTCAGGTCGCCATGCAGTGCTGGTTTCATCTTTATTCTCCGTGTTTAGCCCTTCTACGAGGCTTCAAAGCATAAATGGTTGAGGGACATCAGCCGGGCGGTACCGGCAACGCTGGTGCCGTAAAAGAAGATCGGCGTCTGGAACTTTTCCGACAGCGCCAGCAGATCGGGCAGGCTGCCGTTGACCACAGTGGAGCCGGTGGACAGCACCACATCGCTGCGGCTGAACACCATCTCGGTATTCTCTTCGTCACCCCACAGAATCGGCACTCCGTGCTTGCTGGTACCGCGCAAATTGGTGTCGCGATCGACGCACAGGACATTGTCCGGGCCGAAGGCTTTCGAGAGCACTGCGAGAATCGCTGGTTGCAGTCCGACCAGGCCAACAGTGTGGGCGTCAGCGGGGCGGATGGCTTCAAGGATCTGCTCGGCGCAGGTTTCCGGTTCATCATTGCGACAGTGAACGGTTTTCAGGTCGCCATCCAGGTAACGGACCACGGCATTGAGCGTGGCAATAAACAGGGCCCGTTGCGGCGTGTCTTCCAGGGTGCTGTTGGCGATCTCGGCCAGTGTGGTGGTCAACTCGCTGGGTGCATCGGTATAGGCCTGTCCGCAGACCTCCAGAAAGCGGGCTTCCATCAGAAACTCTTTGCCCTTGAGCAGCGGATAATCATCGCGCGACGGGTTGCCGATAGCCTCTTCGTTAGACAGAATGCGGGCTTTGATCTCCACGGTTTTGTCGGCGAGGTCGTTACGTTCAATTAATTGGCTGAAGCGGTGTTTCAATTCATTGTAAAACATTGCAGTTCTCCATAGGTTAGTCCGGCTTGCGGCGTGCGCGTACACGGCGCAACGCCCGCTCATTCAAGAGCAGCACCAGATAAGACAGAGCAATCGACACCAGGCACAGGTTCAACGCCTGCGATTCTCCTCCCGGTGTGTTGGTATAATCATAAATCGCCAATGGAATGGTTTGGGTGCGGCCGGGAATGTTGCCGGCCAGAATAATCGTCGCACCGAACTCGCCCAGGCTGCGAGCGAAGGTCAACGACGCCCCGGACAGCATGGCCGGTAACGACAGCGGCAGCACAATGGTGAATAACATATCCAGTTTTCCGGCACCCAGGGTGCGTGACGCGTGCAACAGGTGCGGATCGATCTGTTCCATGCCGAGGCGGATGGAGCGCACCATCAGCGGCAGGCCGATGAGGCCCGAGGCGATCACTGCCGCCTTCCAGGTAAAAATGATCTGGATGTCCACCTGTTGCAGCAGTTCACCCAACCAGCCGTTGCGTCCCAGCGACAACAATAGCAGATAACCGACGACAACGGGAGGCAACACCAGCGGCAGATTGACCAGGCCGTCAATAAAACCTTTACCGGGGATACGGCTGAACACCAGAACCCAGGCCAGGCTAAAGCCGATGGGCAGGGTCAACAGCGTGGCGACGGTGGCCACGCGGGCTGACATGGCAATGGCAAACAGATCGTGGGGTGAAAATTCAAACATCCATAACTCCAAAAATCAGGCCAGCGGTCGGAACACCGAGGCCTTGATACCGACAAAGATCGTGCCACCCACCTTCAGGCCAAGCTCGTCAGCCGCTTCGTGCATCACCTGTGAAATCAGCATATTAGGTTCTTCGCCAAGGGTGATGGCAACGGAATGCTCAAACGGACGAATTTCAGTGATGGGCATTTCAAACATATTGCGCGCCGACACGGCGCCTGGATTGTCCTTGAACAGCAGAATCTCTTTACTCGACAGTTCAAACAGCCCTTCGTGACGCCCGGTGCGTGCCGTGACCAGCAACTCTTTATTCCCCCAGCGATAGGCCAGCAGGGTACCGCGCTCCTGCGGGTCGGTCAGTTTCAGGTGGTTGACGTAACCGCGGATATCCTTGGTGATCCGTTGCAAAGCCATCTCTTCCGCCGTTGTTACGGATTCCACCTTGCCCTGATCAAGGACGATCACCTCTTTAGTGAGCAGGCGCATTTCACTCAGGGAATGGGAAATGTACAGGTAGGGAATTTCAAAGCGGCTCAGTGTTTTGCGCAGATACGGGATGATCTGCCCTTTAAGGCTGTGATCAAGCGCGCTGAGCGGTTCGTCGAGAATCAGCAGCCGCGGGCTGGCCAGCAGGGCGCGCCCCAGGGCGACGCGTTGCCGCTCACCACCGGACAAACTGGTGACCTGGCGGTCAAGCAGTTTGCCGATATCCAGCGCCTCAATCACTTCATCAGGCTGTAGTTTGTGTTGCCCGGATTTCAGTCGGTTGTAACCGTAGAGCAGGTTGCCTTTGACGCTGTAATGAGGGAACAGGTGGGCGTGCTGAAACACCACGGCAATATGGCGCTTTTTCGGCGATTGGTTGACGCGTGAGCCGCTGTGATAGAGGTTTTCGCCATCGAGCTGAATATGCCCTTTGTCGGCAGTGAGCAGCCCGGCGAGCAGGTTGATCAGGGTCGATTTGCCGTGGCCGGAGGGGCCGAACAGACCGATCCGCTTGCCCTCGACGCGAAAGGTGGCATCGAGTTGGAAGTCGCCGAGATGTTTTTGCACGTCAACGTCAAGAATCATAATAGTGTCGTTTGTTCCATACATTTACCTGAACCCGTGGGTGCGCGGATTCAGAATGAAGTGAAAAAGCCCCGTAGGGCGACTCAAACCTGTGGAGGCAGGAGGTGACGAGTTTCGCTACGGGGCATCTTTGCTCTGGGGCCGATGGCACATCGTTGCGCAACGTCGGCTTTATTATAACGACAGCATAGAGCATGCCAACTGAAAACGACACAATTTGGGCATTCAATGTCAGGATCGTGTCTAAGAAGTGAGCGGGAGTCGTGTTGGCTGACTGTTTTTTGAACAGCGAAGTGTCGATAGCGAGAGTGTTGGTCTTTTTTAAGAGCTGTCATCATTGCAGTATATAATAGCTTCATCCGTTCACGTCGTTTGGTCCGCACGTGACGTGGGCTTCCGCGCCCACACGTCGTATATGGTCTCCCCCCATTTTGCAACAGCAAAGTAACGTTGATGACAAAGGCAGGGTTGCGGTCGTATATCCGGCCTCATGGTGAGAGATTCTATTCTCTCGGGCCTTGATGAAGTCCGCGCGCATTCTCCTTATCGGGCCATCGGCATCTCGTGCCTGACGTGTGGTCTGGTTTTAAATGCGCCGGTCTAACCTGTTTTGTCATCGCTCGTTAGTAAGCTGTCGCACTGTCTGGCGGGGTGAATCTATTTTTTACTCCTGTTTTTTCTCGCTGTTAGCTTGCCGCTTGACTGGATTGGTAACGACTGCCATTTTTCAGGATCGCCCACCCGATGCGGGCCATCTTATTGGCCAAAGCCACTGCGGCCTTGTTGGCACCGCGTTCTAAGCGTATTCGATTGATCCAGCGACTTAACGGATCATCCTTTCCTGCGGCATAGGCCACAACGGCTCGGGCGCCATGCACAAGCAAACTGCGTAAGTAGCGATCTCCGCGCTTGCTGATGCCGAGTAAATTCTGTTTGCCGCCGCTGCTATGTTGCCGTGGCACCAGACCCAATGATGCGGAGACATCTCGGCCTCGTTTGTAGTCTCGGCCGTCTCCGACTGCGCTACGAAAGGCACTGGCGACAATGGGACCAAATCCTGGAACCGTTTGCAGCCGGACACAGGCTTCATCGCTTCGACTGAGTTGACTGAGCTGCTGGGTGTAAAAATCGATCTGATCATCCAAAGCGACAAAGTGCTCATAGCTGCGCGCCACGACCGACCGAAACGAATCACTCAAACCGTTGTCAGCGTCTTCCAGTATGGCAGGAATACCACGGCGAAGCGCACTGCCCCCTTGAGGTATGATCAATCCGAACTCAGCCAAGAGCCCGCGAAGACTGTTGCCCAATGCTGTACGTTCCTTGACCATTCTGGAGCGCAACCTATGCAGCGCCTGCATCTCTTGCTGTTGCACTGTCTTCACCGCAACGTTAGGCATGGTCGGCCGAGTCGCCGCTTCGGCAATGGCACAGGCATCGTTATAGTCATTCTTGTTGCCCCGCAAGTAGGGTTTGACATACTGAGGTGGGATCACTTTAACCTCGTGTCCCATCTCCATCAGCTTACGCGCCCAGTAGTGACAACCGGCACAAGCTTCCATGGCGATAGTACAGATTGGCAGCTTAACAAAAAACTCAGCGACTTGATGACGGCGCAACATCCGTTTCATGACCTGCTTGCCAGCGTGATCAAAGCCGACAACATGGAAAACATTCTTTGCCAAGTCCAGCCCGACTGTACTAATCTTCATGGTGGTCTCCTCCTCGCATTTCGTTGATGGATAGTGATAACCCATCTTGGCACATAGATGCCGTATTTTGAAAGCGGGGGGAGACCATCTCATCAGGTCCCTTTTGCGTCGTCAAAAGAGACGGAAAAACGACTCCCGGGCTTCGCGCTCTTCGAGTCCCCTCACTTCAGTCGCTTACGCCGTGATATCGGCAAAAACTCGCTGGCGCTCAAACAGTTTGCCGAAAACCATCACGACGACGCTTATTGCGTTCGGCGCTGCAGTACGGGAGGGCTGAAGTGCAAAATAACAGACTACTGTAGGGTGGGCACCGTCCCACCCGTTTAATCGGGGCCACACCAGAGATGAAGGAAGACAAAACTGTGTTATCAACGTTTTACGCCAGAGTTGATGAGTTGCAAGATTTGCCGAGCTAAAGGGAGGCAAGCCGAATCAGTAAAGCAGACGGGAAACAGATTCATTGTCGGTGAGTCCAGGTTCAGGAGAAGTTCAGCTGGTTTTTGCATCCTTTTGAGCGGCAAGTCAAAAGGATGTCGCCTGCCGGGGCGAATCCCGGCGACCTTGACCTTGAATTTAAGACGTTCAGAAGAGCTAGACAATGGGCATAAAAAAGCCGGGCCGCAAGGGGGACGGCCCGGCATGGTGTCAGACATGATGAAAGGGGGTCATGCCTGTGGAGGTTAGGCAGAGAAATGTTTCGTTGGATCAGTGAAACGTGATGTCAATGCGCCGTGGCTTAACCGCTTCACGTTTGGCCAGGGTCAGGGTCAGCACGCCGTCTTTAAACGAGGCGTCGGCCTTCTCGGCATCAAAATCATCACTGATCTGGAATTGCCGCCAGTAACTGGTGGGGGCGAATTCCTTGAGCAGGTATTTCTTATCGCTGTTTTCAGGCATCGTTGCCTTGAGGGTCAGCACGCCCTGCTCCATATTGATATCCAGACCCTCTTTGTCGGCTCCCGGCATGTCGGCGACCAGTGTCAAAGCATCGTCGGTTTCAAAGATGTCCACGGCCGGACGCAGGAAACGCTGCGGGCTGCGGGTGTCATTGTCGGTTTGCAGGGCACGGTCTTCAGTGCGAGTCAGTTCTTGATCTTTCATCGTTATATCCTCCTTAAAGTCGTTGTCAGTGTGGGGAACGGTTGTTGGCTCAGTGGTGTTACTGAGCCTGTACCGAAATCTTGCGAGCCTTCATGTGCTCTGCCTTGGGCAGTGTGATCGACAGGATGCCGTTGTTGTAGCCGGCTTCCACTTTGCCGGTGTCAATGCTGGCCGGCAGTTCGATGGTGCGCATGAAGCGTCCGGCACCCCGCTCACGACGATGCCAGGTGCGTTGCTCTTCGTTGTCCTGCTTGCGCTCACCCGACAGGGTCAGGGTGTTCTGCATGACGTTGAGTTCCAGATCGTCCGGGGTGATGCCCGGCACCAGCGCTTCAACATAGATGGCGTTGTCATCGCTGGTCACATTGAGGCGCGGATAGTCGCCGGTGCCAATGCCGGGCAGGAAGGCCGGAACCTTAAGAGCGTCAAAACCAAAGTTACGGAAAGCATCATCCACTTCGCGACGAAGCAGGTCCATTTCGTTGAAAAGATCAAAGCGTGCCATGAGAGTCCTCCTTGTGAATAGTGAGTTAAACACGTGATGTTTTGTTTGCTCTCTGGTGTTATCACGCTTTATGCCAAAAAATGTTTTTCTGACAAATGCAAATAAAATCAGTAGGTTGTGTTTTTATCTGTCGTTGGATGAATTGTGCTGGGAGTGTCGTGCGACGTTGTGTCGCAACGTTGCGTGCGACAGGTGCGACTGCTTTTATCGGTATGAGGGTGCTCTGGTGAAGCTCATCCGTTTACGTGGTTTGGTACGCACGTGACGTGGGCTTCCGCGCCCACACGTCTGTCCGGGTCAAGTACATAGGTAACAGAAAAGTCCACCTACATGGTTTACACATTGAGGCTGATATAGCCGTTGCGATCCGTTGTTATGTCACTCATGTCGAAGTGACCAAGTTTGATATTTGCAAAGTACACATTCCATTGTGTGTCACTGGTCTGCTCCAGCCCTACTTTTTCTCCCTTGAGCAGACACGCGATGTAAACCCGGTGCTTCAAGTGATAAATGACGCCATTGTGATTGACCAGGCAAATATTGAAATGGGCAGGATAGTCCAGCTCAGGCAACTGCTCCGGCATGTTTTTCGATGACGTCACATAAACTGTCGCTGGAGTTTTTTGGCCCAGGCTTTCGTGGGGCCGTTTATGGTTATAGGTGTCAATAAAGTGGTCGAACGCTTTTTGCTGTTGTTGGGCATTACCAGCGGCAGGCGTGATGGCAGCCTTTTTGAGGGTGGAATGCATCCGTTCATGACGTCCGTTCTGTTGCGGCTTCCCTGGCATAATGCGTTCCGGGGCGATCCCCAGACGAATCCACCACTTGGATAGGTGGGATAATCCGGCAAGCCCACTACTGGCAAACGGCGCACCATTATCGGTGCGAATACGCTCCGGCAAGCCATATTGCCGAAATAATTGATCAAAGATCGCCATGGTATCATCTGTTGTTGTCGCACTTAACGTACGACAGGCCAGTAGATAACGGCTGTGATGATCCATGATGGTAAGGGGATAACACCATTTGCCATCAGCGGTCTTGAACTGCCCTTTGAAGTCTGCAGACCAGACCTGGTTAGGTTTATCAACCGGAGCAAAAGGTTGCGGGTGAACAGGAACGCGCCGACGAGACTTGCTGGGCGTAATCAGTTCAGCCTCCAGGAGGATTTTATGGATGGTTGTCTTCGATGGGATATCCCAATCAGGGTGTTCTTGTTCAAGCAACACCTTGATCTTCTTTGCTCCAGGAGGATCTTTGTACTCGCGACGGACCTTGATGATCGCCTCTCGAACACAATAGGGCGTTTTTAAGGGGTTGGTTTTAGGGCAGCGCGATTGATTCTGGAGACCATCAAGTCCCAATTGGCGATAACGATTGAGCCACTTATACCCTGTGCGGCGACTGATGCCATAAGATTTGCAGAGCGTTGAGAAGTTAGCGACACGCCGCAGGTGATCGGCGATAAAGAGCAGCTTCTGTTCCATAGGTTTAACCTCTTTCCAGGGCATAGGCACCTCCTTGTGAAGTGTCTATGAGGATACAAAAGTGTTACCTATGTAGGTTACCCGAACACGTCGGGCCCCTTTTGCGTCGACAAAAGTGGCGCAAAATCGACTCCCGGGCTTCGCGCTCTTCGAGTTCCCTCACTCCATCCGCTTACGCCGTGATATCGGCCAAAACTCGCTATCGCTCAAACAGTTTGCCGAAAACCATCACGGCGACGCTCCTTGTGTTCGGCGCTGCAGTACGGGAGGGCTTGGGTGCTAAATAACATACTGCTGAAGGGTGGCCACCGGCCACCCGTTTAACTCGTGCCACGGAAGAGATAGGGAAAGACACAGGATAGTTATCAACGTTTTACGCCAAAGATGATGAGTCGCAGGATTTGCCGAGCTAAAGGGCGGCAAGCCGAATCAGTAAAGCAAAACGGAAACAGACTCAGTGGCGGTGGGTCCAGGTTCAGGAGAAGTTCAGCCGGTTTTTGCATCCTTTTGAGAGGCAAGTCAAAAGGACGTCGCCTGCCGGGGCGAAACCCGGCGACCTTGACGTTGACTTCGATCTTGACCTTCAAGAAAGATGAAGTGCTCCCCACATCCCAAACCTGTGTCTCTGCACAGTAACGATTCGCAGATTGAGCAACACTTTTTTACGCTTCTTAACGTGGTGAGCAGCAACCTGCTTTGTTAGAGTAAAAACCAAGTCAAGACTTGTTGTGGCAGGCAGGACTTGATCTCTCCTTTCTTCCTAGTTGATACATCAGACAGGACCGATCCGGACGCCTCCCCGGATCGGTCCTGTTGCGTTTGGGCCTGTCGCAACGTCGCATGCGACACCATCAGCCGAACAACGGGTGACGCACCTTGCTAAGTTGCTGAAAATAGAAGAGTCATTTGCTGGCATGATCCATGAACTTTATTTGAAGTGATGGGGAGTGCACCCGCCCTGTCGCATAATCAGTCCCGGGTGATGAAATGAGGGGCGTATGGATCGCAATCACTGGTTTCAACAATTCTTTCGCAATCAACTCCAGACACTGGCCTTGCTGGTGTTTGTTGTCGGCTATCTGGCCCTGCTCGGCTGGCTGGTGTGGGGCGGCAGTGGTCTATGGCTGGTCGCCCTTGCCTTTGTCCTGCTGGCGGGAAGTTCCGTCTCACCGCAACAAGTGATGCGCTGGCATCGTGCCCAGCCGTTATCACCTCATCAGGCTCCGCAACTGTATCGATTGTTGCAACAACTTGCGCAGCGCGCCAATCTGCCGCGTGTGCCGGACCTGTATTACCTCCCTGATCGTCAGGCCAATGCCTTTGCCGTCGGCAGCCCGGAACGCTCGGCGGTCGCGGTGAGCGACGGGTTGATCCGCCTGCTTAATCAGGATGAATGGGCTGGCGTGCTGGCCCATGAACTGAGCCATATTCAGCATCGTGACTTGCAGGTGCTGCGCCTGTCCGACCTGGCCAACCGTTTCACGCAAATGCTGTCGGCGATGACCATGCTGATGATCATGATCAGTCTGCCTCTGTTGCTATTTTCAAATGCGTCACTGAATCTGGGCGTGGTGCTGCTGGTCATGGGAGCACCGATGCTGAGCAGCCTGGCTCATCTGGCGATTTCCCGAGTCCGCGAGTTTGCCGCCGACCTTAATGCCGCCCGTCTCACCGGAGACCCGCAGGGACTCGCCTCGGCCCTGGTCAAACTCGAGGGCGCCCAACAACGCTGGTGGACTATCTTCCGCCTGCCGCGTCCGGCGGAACTGGGTCTGCTGCGCACTCACCCACCCTTACAGCAACGCATCGACCGCCTCATGGCCTTGCTGCCTGAAGGAGCACGTCGCTATCGCACCCGACCAATGAATCCGCCCCACTTGTTTCAA
This region of uncultured Desulfuromonas sp. genomic DNA includes:
- the modB gene encoding molybdate ABC transporter permease subunit, which encodes MFEFSPHDLFAIAMSARVATVATLLTLPIGFSLAWVLVFSRIPGKGFIDGLVNLPLVLPPVVVGYLLLLSLGRNGWLGELLQQVDIQIIFTWKAAVIASGLIGLPLMVRSIRLGMEQIDPHLLHASRTLGAGKLDMLFTIVLPLSLPAMLSGASLTFARSLGEFGATIILAGNIPGRTQTIPLAIYDYTNTPGGESQALNLCLVSIALSYLVLLLNERALRRVRARRKPD
- a CDS encoding IS110 family transposase, with protein sequence MKISTVGLDLAKNVFHVVGFDHAGKQVMKRMLRRHQVAEFFVKLPICTIAMEACAGCHYWARKLMEMGHEVKVIPPQYVKPYLRGNKNDYNDACAIAEAATRPTMPNVAVKTVQQQEMQALHRLRSRMVKERTALGNSLRGLLAEFGLIIPQGGSALRRGIPAILEDADNGLSDSFRSVVARSYEHFVALDDQIDFYTQQLSQLSRSDEACVRLQTVPGFGPIVASAFRSAVGDGRDYKRGRDVSASLGLVPRQHSSGGKQNLLGISKRGDRYLRSLLVHGARAVVAYAAGKDDPLSRWINRIRLERGANKAAVALANKMARIGWAILKNGSRYQSSQAAS
- the modC gene encoding molybdenum ABC transporter ATP-binding protein; protein product: MILDVDVQKHLGDFQLDATFRVEGKRIGLFGPSGHGKSTLINLLAGLLTADKGHIQLDGENLYHSGSRVNQSPKKRHIAVVFQHAHLFPHYSVKGNLLYGYNRLKSGQHKLQPDEVIEALDIGKLLDRQVTSLSGGERQRVALGRALLASPRLLILDEPLSALDHSLKGQIIPYLRKTLSRFEIPYLYISHSLSEMRLLTKEVIVLDQGKVESVTTAEEMALQRITKDIRGYVNHLKLTDPQERGTLLAYRWGNKELLVTARTGRHEGLFELSSKEILLFKDNPGAVSARNMFEMPITEIRPFEHSVAITLGEEPNMLISQVMHEAADELGLKVGGTIFVGIKASVFRPLA
- a CDS encoding Hsp20/alpha crystallin family protein, which encodes MKDQELTRTEDRALQTDNDTRSPQRFLRPAVDIFETDDALTLVADMPGADKEGLDINMEQGVLTLKATMPENSDKKYLLKEFAPTSYWRQFQISDDFDAEKADASFKDGVLTLTLAKREAVKPRRIDITFH
- a CDS encoding DUF364 domain-containing protein; this translates as MFYNELKHRFSQLIERNDLADKTVEIKARILSNEEAIGNPSRDDYPLLKGKEFLMEARFLEVCGQAYTDAPSELTTTLAEIANSTLEDTPQRALFIATLNAVVRYLDGDLKTVHCRNDEPETCAEQILEAIRPADAHTVGLVGLQPAILAVLSKAFGPDNVLCVDRDTNLRGTSKHGVPILWGDEENTEMVFSRSDVVLSTGSTVVNGSLPDLLALSEKFQTPIFFYGTSVAGTARLMSLNHLCFEAS
- a CDS encoding ABC transporter substrate-binding protein is translated as MKPALHGDLKISEIIEHYPQTRSVFTAHGLSALVSEDGMRVLAPFLTLSTALRSRLIDLDSFMRLLQEVIDLEELAEAPGLESVDHQGELTLLALMPCGLKVPFAKAISEAIGRIEKEHNLSVRYAVEGNVNQELSYYPYINTLEKVEELPDIIVSADFNAFYGHGFYNRFVKTGEIVGYNTINTGKTFTDAGIVDPEGNYTVLGVNPLVIVANTEQLNGRPLPTCWADLLDPMWKDSLTLRGSSDFFCHAVLLPMFRDHGAEGLKKLADNVLQGMHPAQMVKQIDLNAPGALYVMPEFFAYRAKHQERIQIIWPDDGALASPVTLQVKASRIDELKPVLDLLAGIDLAQSLAGARFPVPHAEVTSDVQDKPLLWIGWDLLSQRDLLEMNAEIDDLFLPYVKSINKG
- a CDS encoding GTP-binding protein, which codes for MKLITVAGPPSCGKTSIILRAIEPLVAAGLKVGVVKFDCLTSDDYLRYEQAGIEVKTGLAGGLCPDHFFIANIEQAVQWGQREGFDLLISESAGLCNRCSPHIKDVLAVCVIDHLSGVHTPRKIGPMLKSADVVVLTKGDIVSQAEREVFAFRVRQVNPKAAVLPVNGLTGQGTLLLQRHSQSAAEVTTLNDMRLRFTMPAALCSYCLGETRIGPDCQIGNIKTMDFS
- a CDS encoding addiction module protein, with the translated sequence MLAEDIEKNALKLDVIKRIHLVERLLESLDKTDPEVEKIWVAESEKRYLAYRDGRIEGIPLEQIVKNISR
- a CDS encoding ATP-binding cassette domain-containing protein, with protein sequence MTDTALLTQSLHQLLSERPYVRDFFAALNLTPPDEEISLGAFLDGIPAAHLEEFALDHATLISQCVDFITQMEAFQSSETSTVREVTIKAGVDKSGSKEQQDLILRSGEVVCVVGPTGSGKSRLLADIECLAQGDTPSKRQILLDGQVPDENRRLSGEQQLVAQLSQNMNFVMDLTVREFITMHAESRLISDVAQRVEQIFTTAVDLAGEPFTLDTPVTALSGGQSRALMIADVACLSASPIVLIDEIENAGVDRRRALDLLVKEEKIVLMATHDPLLALSGDRRLVIRNGGIAAIIETSDEERQGLGQLTALDKKLSRLRDQVRHGERIIFDLQQLM
- a CDS encoding Hsp20/alpha crystallin family protein; translated protein: MARFDLFNEMDLLRREVDDAFRNFGFDALKVPAFLPGIGTGDYPRLNVTSDDNAIYVEALVPGITPDDLELNVMQNTLTLSGERKQDNEEQRTWHRRERGAGRFMRTIELPASIDTGKVEAGYNNGILSITLPKAEHMKARKISVQAQ